A genomic window from Natrinema sp. HArc-T2 includes:
- a CDS encoding ATP-binding protein, with amino-acid sequence MTNSRSVVTAGFDAQPAHVAILDDEGEIVYTNESWNAFGDEQGLPKDAGRVGANYLAACETSKDNTATETAAEIQAVIDGDREEFSLEYPCHTPERDRWFMMRAAPYDHAGEQFVLVMHVDITERHRLEQRTREQAARMEGFAKLLSHDLRNPLSVALAEAEALEHDDEVDLGTDAGSRSTLRSSLERMASIIDDALALVTIDEVAESERSLLSLERAVEDAWEHVHTESATIAIVGTVSIHANESLVSHLFENLFRNAVEHGGHDVTVEVGPLTDGTDDRTVLEGFYIEDDGLGIPPDRRERVFESGYSVDSSGADNSGQTQSAQNTESGSGFGLAIVREVADAHGWSVSVTEGEDGGARFEIRGVSMCDLYRNN; translated from the coding sequence ATGACTAATTCTCGCTCGGTCGTCACCGCCGGGTTCGATGCTCAGCCAGCACACGTGGCGATCCTCGACGACGAGGGAGAGATCGTCTACACGAACGAGTCGTGGAACGCATTCGGCGACGAACAAGGCTTGCCCAAAGACGCGGGACGGGTCGGCGCGAACTATCTTGCAGCCTGTGAGACGAGCAAGGACAACACGGCCACGGAGACGGCGGCAGAGATTCAAGCAGTTATCGACGGCGACCGCGAAGAATTCTCGCTCGAGTATCCCTGTCATACGCCCGAGCGCGACCGCTGGTTCATGATGCGGGCGGCGCCGTACGACCACGCGGGCGAGCAGTTCGTGCTCGTCATGCACGTCGACATCACCGAGCGACACCGACTCGAGCAGCGAACCCGCGAGCAGGCCGCGCGTATGGAGGGGTTCGCGAAACTACTCTCACACGATCTACGCAACCCGCTCTCGGTTGCATTGGCAGAGGCTGAAGCCCTCGAACACGACGACGAGGTCGATCTCGGGACCGATGCCGGGAGTCGGAGTACGTTGCGCTCGTCGCTCGAGCGCATGGCGTCGATCATCGACGACGCACTGGCACTCGTGACGATCGACGAGGTCGCAGAGAGCGAGCGGTCGCTACTTTCGCTCGAGAGGGCAGTCGAGGATGCCTGGGAACACGTCCACACGGAGTCGGCGACCATCGCGATCGTTGGCACCGTCTCGATTCACGCGAACGAGTCCCTGGTGAGTCATCTCTTCGAGAACCTCTTTCGGAACGCGGTCGAACACGGTGGCCACGACGTGACCGTCGAAGTCGGGCCGCTCACCGATGGCACGGACGATCGGACTGTCCTCGAGGGATTCTACATCGAAGACGACGGGCTGGGGATTCCGCCCGACCGCCGCGAGCGAGTGTTCGAATCGGGGTATTCGGTCGACAGCAGTGGGGCGGACAACTCGGGACAGACGCAATCGGCGCAGAACACCGAGAGTGGCTCCGGCTTCGGGCTTGCGATCGTTCGGGAAGTCGCCGATGCACACGGCTGGTCGGTGTCGGTAACTGAAGGGGAAGACGGCGGTGCCAGATTCGAGATTCGGGGCGTCTCGATGTGCGACCTCTATAGAAACAACTGA
- a CDS encoding presenilin family intramembrane aspartyl protease PSH yields the protein MNDRTRVLVAVGTTVLLFLGVQLGALALVEPFNESGRQAVEDPQNPTNSVLYFGVMLVATGLMLAAFKYDLEWLIRLLIVGVSVMISWYVFAELVPALLVPPLAAGVADALAIVVALAVGAALLLYPEWYVIDTTGVVMGAGAAALFGISFGLLPALLLLAVLAVYDAISVYGTEHMLDLAEGVMDLKIPVVLVVPMTLSYSYLADGSTDDVLEDDRETDASAADGGTDPDTDDSAADDAGALERDALFIGLGDAVIPSVLVASAAYFLEARAIAVPLIALNLPALGALVGTIAGLLVLMYMVLKGRPHAGLPLLNGGAIGGYLLGALASGLSVATALGF from the coding sequence ATGAACGATCGGACGCGGGTCCTCGTCGCCGTCGGCACGACGGTCCTGCTCTTTCTCGGCGTCCAGCTCGGTGCGCTGGCGCTGGTCGAGCCCTTCAACGAATCGGGTCGGCAAGCCGTCGAAGACCCTCAGAACCCGACGAACAGCGTTCTCTACTTCGGGGTGATGCTCGTCGCGACCGGGCTGATGCTCGCGGCGTTCAAGTACGACCTCGAGTGGCTCATCCGACTGCTGATCGTCGGCGTCAGCGTGATGATCTCGTGGTACGTCTTCGCCGAACTCGTGCCGGCACTGCTCGTGCCGCCGCTCGCTGCGGGTGTGGCCGACGCGCTCGCGATTGTCGTCGCGCTCGCCGTCGGCGCGGCGCTCCTGTTATATCCCGAGTGGTACGTTATCGATACGACGGGTGTCGTGATGGGTGCCGGTGCCGCTGCCTTGTTTGGAATCAGCTTCGGCTTGCTGCCAGCGCTGCTGTTACTCGCGGTGCTTGCCGTCTACGACGCTATCAGCGTCTACGGCACCGAACACATGCTCGATCTCGCCGAAGGCGTCATGGACCTCAAGATCCCCGTCGTCCTCGTCGTCCCGATGACGCTGTCCTATTCCTACCTCGCCGACGGCAGCACCGACGACGTGCTCGAGGACGACCGCGAGACCGACGCGAGCGCTGCCGACGGCGGCACCGACCCCGACACCGACGATAGTGCTGCTGACGACGCGGGTGCCCTCGAGCGCGACGCGCTGTTTATCGGTCTCGGCGACGCCGTTATCCCGTCGGTTCTCGTCGCCAGCGCCGCATACTTCCTCGAGGCCAGAGCGATTGCAGTGCCGCTGATCGCGCTGAACCTGCCCGCACTCGGCGCGCTGGTGGGAACGATCGCCGGCCTGCTCGTGCTCATGTACATGGTCCTCAAAGGCCGACCCCACGCAGGCTTGCCGCTGCTCAACGGCGGTGCGATCGGCGGCTATCTGCTCGGTGCGCTTGCAAGCGGGCTCTCGGTCGCGACCGCACTCGGGTTCTAG
- a CDS encoding NifU family protein encodes MSESESDQSPEDAVREEVSLFLRRNFPQIEGHGGDSSITELDLEERHVGINLSGACSGCGVSPMTTQAIQRRLPTEIDAIDHVTVTTGFDGLAEQGSSGPDVPPDVPF; translated from the coding sequence ATGAGCGAGTCCGAGTCGGACCAGTCACCCGAGGACGCCGTTCGCGAGGAGGTCTCGCTGTTCCTCCGACGCAATTTCCCCCAGATTGAGGGCCACGGCGGCGACTCCTCGATCACCGAACTCGATCTCGAGGAGCGCCACGTCGGAATCAACTTAAGCGGCGCGTGCAGCGGCTGCGGGGTCAGTCCGATGACGACGCAAGCGATCCAGCGGCGACTCCCGACCGAAATCGACGCGATCGATCACGTCACCGTCACCACCGGTTTCGACGGCCTGGCCGAGCAAGGGTCGTCGGGCCCGGACGTGCCGCCGGACGTCCCGTTCTGA
- the cysS gene encoding cysteine--tRNA ligase codes for MTLHVTNTLTGEKEPFEPQDPENVLLYYCGLTVSDPPHLGHARSWVHVDVMHRWLEHRGYDVRHVENFTDVNEKIVARIGEDDLGESEAEVAETYIQRTIDDMRSLNLLRAEVYPRVSEHVPEIIDLVETLIEKDYAYESNGSVYFDVTSFEEYGKLSNQELDEIESQGDPDERTEKRNPADFALWKADGVDPDAIDEHSHEGVDHGDTPPEGLTWDSPWGDGRPGWHIECSAMSMAHLGETLDLHVGGRDLVFPHHENEIAQSEAATDQQFANYWLHCELFQMDEEKMSSSLGNFVTVEEAIDRWGTNVMRTFLTAGSYNSKQLYSDETIAEAQERWDQLERAYEAAVDALDSPQASSKVDDATLRDEIDDARAAFTTAMNDDFNTREAQSALLSVATAINRHLEEVDDDYDYRGLRRAVETLEELGSVLGLSFTGETTGSATLAGDVVELVLDVREAERDAGNYDRADELRDELEALGIEVQDTDEGASYRLPSGE; via the coding sequence ATGACCCTGCACGTGACGAACACGTTGACGGGCGAAAAAGAGCCGTTCGAGCCACAGGACCCCGAGAACGTCTTGCTCTACTACTGTGGCCTGACGGTCTCGGATCCGCCACACCTGGGCCACGCACGCTCGTGGGTCCACGTCGACGTCATGCACCGCTGGCTCGAGCACAGAGGCTACGACGTGCGTCACGTCGAGAACTTCACCGACGTCAACGAGAAGATCGTCGCCCGGATCGGCGAGGACGACCTCGGTGAGAGCGAAGCCGAGGTGGCCGAGACCTACATCCAGCGGACGATCGACGATATGCGCTCGCTGAACCTCCTACGTGCGGAAGTCTACCCACGGGTGTCCGAGCACGTCCCGGAGATCATCGACCTCGTCGAGACGCTGATCGAGAAGGACTACGCCTACGAGTCCAACGGCTCGGTCTACTTCGACGTGACCAGCTTCGAGGAGTACGGCAAACTCTCGAACCAGGAACTCGACGAGATCGAGTCCCAGGGCGACCCCGACGAGCGCACCGAGAAGCGGAACCCGGCGGATTTCGCGCTTTGGAAGGCCGACGGCGTCGATCCCGACGCGATCGACGAACACAGCCACGAGGGCGTCGACCACGGGGACACCCCGCCCGAGGGATTGACCTGGGACTCGCCGTGGGGCGATGGACGGCCCGGCTGGCACATCGAGTGCTCGGCGATGAGTATGGCCCATCTGGGCGAGACGCTCGACCTCCACGTCGGCGGTCGGGATCTGGTCTTCCCACATCACGAAAACGAGATCGCCCAGTCCGAGGCCGCGACCGACCAGCAGTTCGCCAACTACTGGCTCCACTGCGAGCTGTTCCAGATGGACGAAGAGAAGATGTCCTCGAGTCTGGGCAACTTCGTCACCGTCGAGGAAGCAATCGACCGCTGGGGGACGAACGTCATGCGGACGTTCCTGACCGCGGGGTCGTACAACAGCAAACAGCTGTACTCTGACGAGACGATCGCCGAGGCCCAGGAGCGCTGGGACCAGCTCGAGCGCGCCTACGAGGCTGCCGTCGACGCACTCGACTCGCCGCAGGCGAGTTCGAAGGTCGACGACGCGACGTTGCGCGACGAGATCGACGACGCACGCGCGGCGTTTACGACCGCGATGAACGACGACTTCAACACCCGCGAGGCCCAGTCCGCGCTGCTGTCGGTCGCGACGGCGATCAACCGTCATCTCGAGGAGGTCGACGACGACTACGATTACCGCGGGCTTCGACGCGCCGTCGAGACCCTCGAGGAACTGGGCAGCGTCCTCGGCCTCTCCTTTACGGGTGAAACGACGGGCTCGGCGACGCTCGCCGGCGACGTCGTCGAACTCGTCCTCGACGTGCGCGAGGCCGAACGCGACGCCGGCAACTACGACCGCGCCGACGAGTTGCGCGACGAACTCGAGGCGCTCGGGATCGAAGTGCAGGATACCGACGAGGGGGCGAGCTACCGGCTTCCGTCGGGCGAGTGA
- a CDS encoding H/ACA ribonucleoprotein complex subunit GAR1, with amino-acid sequence MRRIGAVVRTAQGLAVLRADAVDDDTAETYRDEIGTTVLNDSLEEVGRVVDVFGPVSRPYLAVTTDDDVHLPSLVSSTLYAR; translated from the coding sequence ATGCGCCGGATCGGCGCGGTCGTCCGCACGGCACAGGGGCTTGCGGTGCTCCGCGCGGACGCCGTCGACGACGACACGGCCGAGACGTACCGTGACGAGATCGGGACGACCGTCCTCAACGACTCGCTCGAGGAGGTCGGTCGCGTCGTCGACGTTTTCGGACCCGTCTCGCGACCGTATCTGGCGGTGACGACGGACGACGACGTCCACCTGCCGTCGCTGGTGAGTTCGACGCTGTACGCGCGGTAG
- a CDS encoding enoyl-CoA hydratase/isomerase family protein — protein MASETATSDQWETVDCSRNDHVGRITLARPEAMNTFSTDLAQDLDAALHALDEDDDVRAIVVDGAGKSFSAGIDLSEHGDHETESEYEAWVTRMEEPFHTLTEMRTPVIAAAHGHAAANGIGLVAACDLAVAAEGTKFGATAPKVGLFCMGPAVPLMKALTRKRCLELILTGELIDAETALEWGLINRVAPEGDHLTAAMELAETIASKSPMGVQMGKQAFYEMVELDYDEALDYSNEQFAALCTTEDANEGIAAFLEGEPLAADEWPGE, from the coding sequence ATGGCTTCCGAGACAGCGACGAGCGATCAGTGGGAGACTGTCGATTGCAGCCGTAACGATCACGTCGGGCGGATCACGCTTGCCCGTCCCGAGGCGATGAATACGTTCAGCACCGACCTCGCGCAAGATCTCGACGCGGCGCTACACGCACTCGACGAGGACGACGACGTGCGGGCGATCGTCGTCGACGGCGCGGGCAAGAGCTTCTCGGCCGGTATCGACCTCTCCGAACACGGCGACCACGAGACCGAGTCGGAATACGAAGCGTGGGTCACACGGATGGAAGAACCGTTTCACACGCTAACCGAGATGCGAACACCTGTGATCGCTGCGGCCCACGGCCACGCAGCCGCCAACGGGATCGGGCTGGTCGCAGCCTGCGATCTTGCCGTCGCCGCCGAGGGAACCAAGTTCGGTGCGACAGCTCCCAAGGTCGGCCTGTTCTGTATGGGGCCAGCCGTCCCGTTAATGAAAGCACTCACCAGAAAACGGTGTCTCGAGCTCATCTTGACCGGCGAGTTGATCGACGCCGAGACAGCCCTCGAGTGGGGCCTCATCAATCGCGTCGCACCCGAGGGAGACCACCTGACGGCAGCAATGGAGCTGGCCGAAACAATCGCCTCCAAGAGCCCGATGGGCGTCCAAATGGGGAAACAAGCGTTCTACGAGATGGTCGAACTGGACTACGACGAGGCGCTTGACTACTCGAACGAGCAGTTCGCGGCGCTCTGTACGACGGAGGATGCGAACGAAGGTATCGCGGCCTTCCTCGAGGGAGAGCCACTCGCCGCCGACGAGTGGCCCGGCGAGTAA
- the srp19 gene encoding signal recognition particle subunit SRP19, with protein sequence MVENVIWPAYLDADLSRSDGRRVSQELAVEEPTVDEIAKAVQQIGYDATIERDKAYSREHWADRGRVVVRGADDSTKNDLVQAVAAYVVAMRE encoded by the coding sequence ATGGTCGAGAACGTCATCTGGCCCGCTTATCTCGATGCGGACCTCTCACGGAGCGACGGTCGCCGCGTCTCACAGGAGTTGGCGGTCGAGGAACCGACGGTCGACGAGATCGCAAAGGCCGTCCAACAGATCGGGTACGACGCCACGATCGAGCGGGACAAGGCCTACTCCCGGGAGCACTGGGCAGACCGGGGCCGGGTCGTCGTCCGCGGGGCCGACGACTCGACGAAAAACGACCTCGTGCAAGCCGTCGCGGCGTACGTCGTCGCGATGCGCGAGTGA
- a CDS encoding ATP-binding protein produces MGSSQGASLPAAFDDLEIGIVLRDPETGAALDVNHRIEELYGYSRSELLEMDIEQFTAPSTKFSQDEAVRRLRAASAGESQAFEWRIERPTGELVWIRVRLNRTTIDDATCIIAEVREITEYKARERRLRLLNRVVRHNLRNETNVLMGYADRLKQAIKEKTLEEEVETILEIASEIGTLSDSIRQIEEIATPDATQRSPTDIGELVEEIVSEVRADATATEITVDIQDDVCVNADTGLRHAITHAIDNAIEHNDRGVPSVEVSVTIDSATGQAEIDVSDNGPPIPDVEIDVLREDVEASATYHGSGIGLWVIQWCVNSLGGELVFEENTPRGNVVRFLLPRVDRSEP; encoded by the coding sequence ATGGGAAGTTCTCAGGGCGCGTCGTTACCGGCAGCCTTCGACGATCTCGAGATCGGCATCGTCTTACGAGACCCGGAAACCGGCGCGGCCCTCGACGTCAACCACCGAATCGAGGAGTTATACGGGTATTCTCGATCGGAACTTCTCGAGATGGACATCGAGCAGTTCACAGCACCATCGACGAAGTTTTCCCAGGACGAGGCAGTCCGCCGACTGCGCGCTGCTTCCGCCGGCGAGTCGCAGGCGTTCGAGTGGCGGATCGAACGGCCCACGGGGGAACTGGTCTGGATTCGCGTTCGACTCAATCGGACGACGATCGACGACGCCACGTGTATCATCGCCGAAGTTCGGGAGATTACCGAGTACAAGGCGCGGGAGCGGCGATTGCGCCTCCTCAATCGCGTCGTCCGACACAACCTCCGAAACGAGACGAACGTACTCATGGGATATGCCGATCGCCTCAAACAAGCGATCAAGGAAAAGACGCTCGAGGAGGAAGTCGAAACGATCCTCGAGATCGCGTCCGAGATCGGGACGTTGAGCGATTCGATCCGCCAGATCGAGGAGATCGCAACGCCCGACGCGACGCAGCGGTCGCCCACGGACATCGGCGAACTGGTCGAAGAGATCGTCTCGGAGGTGCGAGCGGACGCGACGGCGACCGAGATAACCGTCGATATTCAGGACGACGTCTGTGTGAATGCCGATACGGGCCTCCGCCACGCGATCACCCACGCCATCGACAACGCGATCGAGCACAACGACCGCGGGGTCCCGTCCGTTGAGGTGTCGGTCACCATCGATTCGGCGACGGGACAGGCCGAGATCGACGTCAGCGACAATGGCCCACCGATCCCGGACGTCGAGATCGACGTTCTCAGAGAGGACGTCGAAGCGAGTGCCACCTACCACGGCTCCGGCATCGGGCTGTGGGTGATTCAGTGGTGTGTTAACTCGCTGGGCGGCGAACTCGTCTTCGAGGAGAACACCCCCCGTGGAAACGTCGTTCGGTTCTTGCTACCACGGGTCGATCGCTCCGAGCCGTAG
- a CDS encoding PGF-CTERM-anchored ABC transporter substrate-binding protein, which yields MQRHIAVLLAVLIVVSAFAPTAAGQSNAEPESTVDVSCEYPLELTDATGQTITLEERPESIVALQASDTQTVFEIGAEDRLVGMPYSPATSEFDRGDRVNIGDGWTVNHERVVSLNPDIVLAANATKQADIEQLRDAGLTVYHLEEAQSLEDVRENVKTVGKLTGECDGAEETITWMDDQLEIVERTLNGTERPTAYYAMGDGYTAGSGTFINEALTTAGMTNLAAEAGVQSYNQINPETVVNEDPDWIIYPDDRETAPIHESVEATSAYQNDNVLAVNANHISQPAPRVVYAITDIVETVHPEAYAEASEELDDAPEGGNTSDDQTDDQSNDSIPGFGVPAALIAMLAAAGFIARRR from the coding sequence ATGCAACGACACATAGCCGTCCTGTTAGCCGTACTAATTGTCGTTTCCGCGTTTGCGCCCACCGCGGCTGGGCAGTCGAACGCCGAACCAGAATCGACCGTCGACGTTTCGTGTGAGTACCCCCTCGAGCTGACCGACGCGACGGGACAGACCATCACGCTCGAGGAGCGACCCGAATCGATCGTCGCGCTGCAGGCCAGCGACACCCAGACGGTGTTCGAGATCGGAGCCGAAGACCGGCTCGTGGGGATGCCCTACAGCCCTGCAACCAGTGAGTTCGACCGTGGCGACCGCGTGAACATCGGTGACGGCTGGACGGTCAATCACGAACGAGTCGTTTCGCTGAACCCAGACATCGTGCTGGCAGCGAACGCGACGAAGCAAGCCGACATCGAGCAACTTCGCGACGCCGGTCTCACCGTCTATCACCTCGAGGAAGCACAGTCGCTCGAGGACGTTCGTGAGAACGTGAAAACGGTCGGCAAACTCACCGGCGAGTGTGACGGTGCCGAAGAGACGATCACCTGGATGGACGACCAACTCGAGATCGTCGAACGAACGCTCAACGGGACAGAACGCCCGACGGCGTACTACGCGATGGGCGACGGCTATACCGCCGGCTCGGGAACGTTCATCAACGAGGCCCTGACGACTGCTGGGATGACGAACCTCGCAGCCGAGGCAGGCGTCCAGTCGTACAACCAGATCAATCCCGAAACAGTCGTCAACGAGGATCCAGACTGGATAATCTATCCGGACGACCGAGAGACGGCCCCGATCCACGAATCGGTCGAGGCAACGTCCGCCTACCAGAACGACAACGTCCTCGCCGTGAACGCAAATCACATCAGCCAGCCCGCGCCACGGGTCGTCTACGCGATTACTGATATCGTCGAGACGGTCCACCCCGAGGCCTACGCAGAAGCGAGCGAGGAACTCGACGACGCACCCGAGGGAGGAAACACATCGGACGACCAAACGGACGACCAAAGCAACGATAGTATTCCCGGATTCGGCGTTCCCGCCGCTCTCATCGCCATGCTCGCTGCCGCCGGTTTCATCGCGCGGCGACGATAA
- a CDS encoding BolA family protein, which produces MKPAAVEERIESNLEDAEATVTHARDKHDEDHLAATVISPVFEGLSLVQQHQQVYDALEEHMTTDIHALELSTYTPDEYAELEAEQ; this is translated from the coding sequence ATGAAGCCAGCAGCCGTCGAGGAACGCATCGAATCGAATCTCGAGGACGCCGAGGCGACGGTCACCCACGCCCGCGACAAACACGACGAGGACCACCTCGCCGCGACGGTCATCTCGCCGGTCTTCGAGGGCTTGTCGCTGGTCCAGCAACACCAGCAGGTCTACGACGCACTCGAGGAGCACATGACGACCGACATCCACGCGCTCGAGCTGTCGACGTACACGCCCGACGAGTACGCCGAGCTCGAAGCCGAGCAGTAG
- the btuC gene encoding vitamin B12 ABC transporter permease BtuC, with amino-acid sequence MYRSVRTTVWSTGLFVLLVAVVLVSATLGPVKIDIATVAMAVLNAVVVPVGVTVGSTSLPVLGVSVPVPGLEYAAVFSFDVPVTHQIIVKDIRLPRIALAATVGLALGAAGTVMQGFFRNPLADPSIIGVSSGAAAGAVAAIVFPGLIPFGGLHISAFVGALATAFLVYAIATDGGRTPVATLLLAGVAIQTFLGAMISYMLVHSGDSLRQAVYWMMGHLNNSQWGDVLFALPITLVGILALCAFRRELNVLLLGEEDAHHLGVEVERTKLLLLVLASIVTAAGVAVAGVIGFVGLVVPHIMRLIVGPDHRILLPTSALAGASFLVATDTLARIGPAVVPVGIITAALGAPFFLFLLSRREVQSL; translated from the coding sequence ATGTACCGATCGGTCCGAACGACAGTGTGGTCGACAGGGCTGTTCGTCCTGCTCGTCGCGGTCGTTCTCGTCAGTGCCACACTCGGACCGGTCAAGATCGACATCGCGACCGTTGCGATGGCAGTGTTGAACGCGGTCGTGGTCCCTGTGGGCGTGACAGTCGGCAGCACGTCGCTTCCCGTCCTTGGCGTCTCCGTGCCGGTTCCCGGCCTCGAGTACGCTGCGGTCTTTTCGTTCGACGTACCGGTGACACACCAGATCATCGTCAAAGACATTCGACTGCCACGGATCGCGCTCGCAGCGACCGTCGGGCTCGCACTCGGCGCTGCTGGGACGGTGATGCAGGGGTTCTTCCGGAATCCGCTGGCGGATCCGTCGATTATCGGCGTCTCCTCGGGTGCTGCGGCAGGTGCGGTCGCAGCGATCGTCTTTCCGGGGCTCATCCCGTTTGGCGGCCTCCACATCTCGGCCTTTGTCGGCGCGCTCGCGACGGCGTTTCTCGTCTATGCGATCGCGACCGACGGTGGTCGAACGCCGGTTGCGACGCTGTTGCTCGCCGGCGTTGCGATCCAGACGTTTCTCGGTGCGATGATCTCGTATATGCTCGTTCACAGCGGTGACTCGCTGCGACAGGCCGTCTACTGGATGATGGGCCATCTCAACAACAGCCAGTGGGGCGATGTTCTGTTTGCCCTGCCGATCACACTGGTGGGCATCCTCGCCCTCTGTGCGTTTCGCCGGGAGCTGAACGTCCTGTTGCTCGGAGAGGAAGACGCCCACCACCTCGGCGTGGAAGTCGAGCGGACCAAACTCCTCTTGCTCGTGCTCGCGAGCATCGTGACAGCCGCCGGCGTCGCAGTTGCAGGCGTTATCGGCTTCGTCGGCCTCGTCGTGCCACACATCATGCGGCTGATCGTGGGCCCGGACCACCGGATCCTGTTGCCGACCAGCGCACTCGCCGGCGCGTCGTTTCTGGTCGCGACCGATACGCTCGCTCGGATCGGCCCGGCTGTCGTCCCGGTCGGGATCATCACGGCGGCGCTCGGCGCACCCTTCTTCCTGTTCCTGCTCAGCCGCCGAGAGGTGCAGTCACTATGA
- a CDS encoding PH domain-containing protein, protein METLHPRIRLLWIARGALAAVVLGVVLAVVDQLQVTVPVVAIGGVVALGLVIGTGYALRLYQVWQFELQDDALYLERGVVTFVETAVPFVRVQHVDTQFGPIERALGLSSVVVYTAGSRNADVRIPGLTPDRARKLQNTLRELAVESEADDAV, encoded by the coding sequence ATGGAAACCCTCCATCCCCGCATTAGACTCCTCTGGATCGCCCGTGGGGCGCTCGCCGCGGTCGTCCTGGGCGTCGTCCTCGCCGTCGTCGACCAGTTGCAGGTCACCGTCCCGGTGGTGGCGATCGGTGGCGTCGTCGCACTCGGGCTCGTCATCGGGACCGGCTACGCTCTCCGACTCTACCAGGTCTGGCAGTTCGAACTCCAGGACGACGCGCTCTACCTCGAGCGCGGCGTCGTCACGTTCGTCGAAACTGCCGTCCCCTTCGTCCGCGTCCAGCACGTCGACACGCAGTTTGGCCCCATCGAGCGTGCCCTCGGCCTCTCGAGCGTCGTGGTCTACACAGCGGGCTCCCGAAACGCGGACGTGCGAATTCCGGGGCTGACGCCGGATCGCGCGCGGAAGTTGCAGAATACGCTTCGCGAACTGGCCGTCGAGAGCGAGGCCGACGATGCCGTCTGA